One genomic region from Pyrobaculum islandicum DSM 4184 encodes:
- the alaXM gene encoding alanyl-tRNA editing protein AlaXM yields MRTRLLYQEDSYIREFEASVLEVIGNEVILDKTAFHDGTGGLQADSGFIIYRSEKYSTVASHKGGEVVHILDRAPAFKPGDVVTGILDWEKRYRKMRLHTAAHILSAVLYKRYNALITGGDITPEYARDDFNIEGDMATVRKAFEEAVAEANEIAQRGIEVKIYWLPREEALKIPGVVKLAEKMPPDIPQLRIVEIPGVDLQADGGPHVRNTREIGTIKILKVENRGKGKKRLYYTVD; encoded by the coding sequence ATGAGAACTAGGCTACTTTACCAAGAGGACTCCTACATCCGGGAATTTGAAGCATCTGTATTAGAGGTAATTGGCAACGAAGTTATCTTAGATAAAACAGCTTTTCATGACGGTACTGGCGGATTACAGGCGGATAGCGGGTTTATAATCTACAGAAGTGAGAAATATAGTACAGTGGCCTCCCACAAAGGCGGCGAGGTAGTCCACATACTAGATAGAGCGCCGGCTTTTAAACCAGGTGATGTAGTCACAGGAATACTAGATTGGGAAAAAAGGTATAGGAAGATGCGCTTACACACAGCGGCCCATATATTATCTGCCGTACTTTACAAGAGATATAACGCCCTTATTACAGGTGGGGATATAACGCCGGAGTATGCTAGAGACGACTTTAATATCGAAGGCGATATGGCGACCGTTAGAAAGGCGTTTGAAGAGGCTGTGGCAGAAGCAAATGAAATAGCCCAAAGAGGAATTGAGGTAAAGATCTACTGGTTGCCTAGAGAAGAGGCTTTGAAAATCCCTGGAGTAGTGAAGTTAGCAGAAAAAATGCCGCCCGACATACCCCAGCTCCGGATTGTAGAAATACCGGGTGTAGATCTACAAGCAGACGGCGGCCCTCATGTCAGAAATACCCGCGAAATAGGCACGATCAAAATTTTGAAGGTAGAAAATAGGGGGAAAGGCAAGAAGAGACTTTACTACACTGTAGACTAG
- a CDS encoding zinc ribbon domain-containing protein, producing MYVYRTLRIEIPWRLVEERPDVLGLAVRMRLAVEEYARRLLKELTGQEEPKLAPEELVCLLTPDRRELARRIIEEVFPKYGLKRYIAEWAKFFWRDVVFHRAVPLNAQLRVGNERDISMAVFVDLKSGIVRVRKLGIPPFAVELKKNNIVWIRERLEEGAKLKLAFLGIERQRGKEPTYGKLYVALVFAREVQQIKPRAVVVVDVNRLDNGVTAGLLVDGKLRQTLRLPDESAVRELRRLHEEISRLDGKAAREADPVRRRRLEDRARYLASKRFRKIRGIVAHIAREIIELAKTYSAAVVVDTMEDETYRELKERNSSGVKKHFLDGLGQLRRRLQHLAQWYGLPYLEERLYSTICPRCGAKMKELNNRRMRCPVCGFNNNRDNVPLIWAKRRYWEILQKTKQPAFSATTTLLTS from the coding sequence ATGTACGTATACAGAACGCTGAGGATAGAGATACCTTGGCGCCTTGTCGAAGAGAGACCGGACGTCCTCGGCCTCGCCGTAAGGATGCGCCTAGCGGTGGAGGAGTACGCCAGAAGGCTGTTAAAGGAGTTGACGGGGCAAGAGGAGCCCAAGCTCGCGCCGGAGGAGCTTGTCTGCTTGCTTACTCCCGACAGACGGGAGCTGGCACGGCGGATTATCGAGGAGGTGTTTCCCAAGTACGGACTTAAGAGATATATCGCAGAGTGGGCTAAGTTCTTCTGGCGCGACGTAGTGTTCCACAGGGCGGTTCCGCTCAACGCCCAACTTAGAGTTGGGAACGAAAGAGACATAAGTATGGCGGTCTTTGTCGACCTAAAGAGCGGTATTGTTAGAGTAAGAAAACTCGGCATACCGCCTTTCGCCGTCGAGTTGAAGAAGAACAACATAGTTTGGATAAGGGAGAGACTAGAAGAGGGCGCCAAATTGAAGTTGGCGTTCCTCGGCATAGAGAGACAGAGGGGCAAGGAGCCGACCTACGGCAAGCTCTACGTCGCCCTCGTCTTCGCCCGCGAAGTTCAACAGATAAAGCCCAGGGCCGTTGTTGTCGTTGACGTGAACCGTCTCGACAACGGCGTCACGGCGGGTCTCCTCGTGGATGGAAAACTGAGACAGACGTTGAGACTTCCCGACGAGAGCGCGGTAAGAGAACTGAGGAGACTCCACGAGGAGATAAGCCGTCTTGACGGAAAAGCCGCTAGGGAGGCGGATCCCGTCAGAAGGAGACGTCTCGAAGACAGAGCACGTTATCTCGCGTCTAAGCGGTTTAGGAAGATAAGGGGCATTGTGGCGCATATCGCTAGAGAAATAATCGAGCTCGCCAAGACGTACAGCGCCGCCGTCGTGGTGGACACAATGGAGGACGAAACATATCGAGAGCTCAAAGAAAGGAACAGTAGCGGAGTGAAGAAACACTTTCTAGACGGGTTGGGCCAACTGAGGAGGCGCCTACAACACTTGGCACAGTGGTACGGCTTGCCGTATTTGGAGGAGCGGCTGTATTCGACCATCTGCCCCCGCTGTGGCGCGAAGATGAAAGAGCTGAATAACAGGCGAATGCGGTGTCCCGTCTGCGGCTTCAACAACAACCGAGACAACGTGCCGCTGATATGGGCAAAGAGAAGGTACTGGGAAATCCTCCAAAAGACAAAACAACCCGCTTTTTCAGCGACCACCACACTTTTAACCTCGTAA
- a CDS encoding PLP-dependent aminotransferase family protein — translation MKVDSILASRTKFMTASEIRELLKWITSDVISFGGGLPDPSTFPVDEISKVVAYVLEAYPQRALQYGSTEGVAELREELAKFVDSYAGIKARPENVFITVGSQEALELLGRVFIDQGDVIITENPTYIAALQAWRVYQPRLIGIPMDEHGMVVEKLEDTIRKLKAEGAKIKFIYTIPTAQNPSGLTMSQERRKYLLEIAEKYDLLIVEDDPYSYFLFEPIQVTPIKTLDRSGRVIYLSTASKIFAPGFRLGWVIADKEILDWFNLAKQSLNLHTSTFAQYVLLEGLRRNIILKNLPRVKELYRRKRDAMLTALETYMPPGVSWTKPSGGMFIWATVPPHIDTRELLVTAITKYKVAFVPGHGFSVDQSLTNAMRLNFTYPTFEQIEEGIRRLAMAIKSA, via the coding sequence ATGAAAGTAGATAGTATACTTGCGTCGCGCACAAAATTTATGACTGCAAGTGAAATAAGAGAGTTGCTCAAATGGATAACCTCCGACGTTATATCTTTTGGAGGTGGACTACCTGATCCCTCCACATTTCCCGTTGACGAAATTTCTAAAGTAGTAGCGTACGTGTTAGAGGCCTATCCGCAAAGAGCGTTACAATACGGCTCTACCGAGGGTGTCGCAGAACTCCGCGAAGAACTTGCTAAGTTTGTAGACTCTTACGCCGGCATTAAGGCAAGACCGGAAAATGTATTTATCACAGTAGGTAGCCAAGAGGCTCTTGAGCTCTTGGGGCGTGTGTTTATAGACCAAGGAGATGTAATTATTACAGAAAACCCCACATATATAGCAGCGTTACAAGCGTGGAGAGTATACCAGCCGAGGTTAATTGGCATACCAATGGACGAACATGGCATGGTTGTAGAGAAACTGGAGGATACAATCAGAAAACTCAAGGCAGAGGGCGCTAAAATAAAGTTTATCTACACAATCCCAACGGCACAAAACCCCAGCGGCTTAACAATGTCTCAAGAGAGAAGAAAATATCTTCTTGAGATTGCTGAAAAATATGATCTGTTGATAGTGGAGGACGACCCATATTCCTACTTTCTCTTCGAGCCTATACAAGTTACGCCTATTAAGACACTAGACAGATCAGGAAGGGTGATATATCTCTCTACTGCATCTAAGATATTCGCGCCTGGCTTCCGTTTGGGCTGGGTTATAGCAGATAAGGAAATCCTAGATTGGTTTAATCTAGCTAAACAATCCTTAAATCTACACACTTCTACATTTGCACAATACGTACTCCTAGAGGGGCTCAGACGCAATATAATCTTAAAGAATCTGCCACGCGTAAAAGAACTTTATAGACGGAAACGCGACGCCATGCTAACCGCATTAGAGACTTATATGCCGCCTGGTGTAAGTTGGACGAAACCAAGCGGCGGCATGTTTATATGGGCCACCGTGCCGCCACATATAGATACGAGGGAGTTGCTAGTCACTGCAATCACTAAATATAAGGTGGCTTTTGTGCCAGGCCACGGCTTCTCTGTGGATCAATCGCTTACAAACGCTATGCGTTTAAATTTCACCTATCCAACTTTCGAACAAATTGAAGAGGGCATCCGCCGTCTTGCAATGGCAATAAAAAGTGCATGA
- a CDS encoding cation:proton antiporter, with product MNSPLGEISITILLGVLFAYLFDRVGFPPFLGFFLAGAIVGKLGAVNLPDVYLQILLSLVAFEVGRGLGISGLSPAAFFAVILESALIISLSMLLFKLIGLTLTEVLIIAIMMLSSSSILVNRFAQVLPTEARAIALSITTLEDAVLFFAISLLFGKTTIENLPVNIVVVTAVSVVALAVFRYVYRLIIGREYAIPFALAIAFGFVYVVQYFQIASPFLGAFIGGYIFSRADTHGVHIKEATALSSLIIYLYMLVVGFSIPMPAVNPLFIALSLATALLAVFVRVTAVFLSALFTTGQPRFSINVATATAHISELSITIPIVAYRLGVLKNAELAFALSTTPILTLFLAPLFWRQRSLLEKYVAKRIRELKIAVAYEKLYKVVTHFFITTAKLVVFTLVIAIVVSYLGIFSLVLLIPTIYYLIKYSRYIYIDLLLALREIEQARYVSIMVLVLTFALASYVVFALIVKVAELHHYIALLVVTVLTYLLIAIYKELSSNTTK from the coding sequence GTGAATTCTCCGCTTGGCGAAATTTCGATAACTATTCTCCTTGGCGTATTATTTGCCTATCTATTTGATCGCGTAGGTTTTCCACCTTTTCTCGGGTTTTTTCTCGCAGGCGCTATAGTAGGGAAGCTAGGCGCGGTAAATCTCCCTGATGTCTACTTACAGATTTTGCTATCTCTAGTAGCATTTGAGGTGGGCCGCGGTTTAGGCATAAGTGGGCTTTCGCCAGCCGCATTTTTTGCCGTAATACTAGAAAGTGCGCTTATCATTAGTCTGTCTATGCTACTTTTTAAACTAATAGGGCTTACGCTGACAGAGGTTTTAATTATCGCTATCATGATGCTTAGCTCCTCAAGTATTCTTGTTAATAGATTTGCCCAAGTTCTGCCAACAGAAGCCAGAGCTATTGCGCTTTCAATAACCACACTTGAAGACGCTGTGCTCTTCTTTGCAATAAGTCTCCTTTTCGGTAAAACGACTATTGAAAACCTGCCGGTAAATATTGTAGTCGTAACTGCGGTCAGCGTAGTAGCTTTGGCAGTGTTTAGATATGTATACAGACTGATAATCGGCCGCGAATACGCTATACCTTTTGCGCTCGCCATAGCCTTCGGTTTTGTTTATGTTGTTCAATACTTCCAAATAGCTTCGCCTTTTCTCGGGGCATTTATAGGAGGTTACATATTTTCGCGAGCCGACACCCACGGTGTTCACATAAAAGAGGCTACAGCCCTTTCCAGCCTAATAATATACCTATATATGCTAGTCGTTGGATTTTCGATTCCAATGCCAGCGGTAAATCCGCTATTTATCGCCTTAAGTTTAGCCACAGCATTACTAGCAGTATTTGTTAGAGTAACAGCTGTCTTCCTAAGCGCACTTTTCACCACAGGACAGCCGAGGTTTTCTATTAACGTTGCGACGGCGACGGCGCATATCTCGGAGCTCTCTATAACTATTCCAATAGTTGCATATAGGTTAGGCGTCTTGAAAAATGCGGAGTTAGCTTTCGCGTTATCTACCACGCCCATACTGACGCTTTTTCTAGCACCACTGTTCTGGAGACAGCGTAGCCTACTGGAGAAATATGTGGCCAAACGTATAAGGGAATTAAAAATAGCTGTCGCATATGAAAAGCTGTATAAGGTTGTAACACACTTCTTTATAACAACGGCGAAGCTTGTAGTTTTCACTCTCGTTATAGCTATTGTAGTATCTTACCTTGGCATTTTCTCATTAGTACTACTCATACCAACAATCTACTATCTAATTAAATATTCTAGGTATATATACATAGACTTATTATTAGCACTTAGAGAAATTGAACAAGCCCGCTACGTAAGTATAATGGTTCTAGTATTGACTTTTGCCCTTGCGTCTTATGTCGTGTTTGCCTTAATAGTAAAAGTAGCCGAATTACACCACTATATAGCTCTCCTAGTAGTCACAGTTTTGACATATCTACTTATAGCTATATACAAAGAGCTTAGTAGTAACACCACCAAATAA
- the ilvA gene encoding threonine ammonia-lyase translates to MILLEEALSVIREKQKEGKIHRTPTLRSESLSRISGGDVYLKLESLQKTGSFKIRGAYFAMYKYMQEGYREFITASSGNHAQGVAYAAQLHGVKATVVMPETTPWLKVKKTQDYGASVILYGESYYEAEKKAYELLKSDAKFLHAYNDYYVISGQATLGVEIVEDVKDVDVVIVPVGGGGLISGVAYAVKKMRPNAKIIGVQASGAPAVYLSLKEGKPVLIERVDTIADGIAVKRPGDITLKIIQEYVDDVVLVDDNEIADAIFLLLERTRVIAEGAGAVAVAALMSGKVNVRGKKAVAVVSGGNIDAPILMRVLMKALARQRRIIKLVGEVPDRPGTLAKASSILASHNVNILEVYHERYDPEQRPNYVRLVFIVEVPGTLDMSKLLDELEKNGFYFKVTA, encoded by the coding sequence ATGATATTACTAGAAGAGGCACTTTCAGTAATAAGAGAAAAACAGAAAGAGGGTAAGATTCACCGCACTCCTACCCTACGCTCTGAGTCGCTTTCTAGAATATCTGGAGGCGATGTATATCTAAAGTTGGAATCTCTGCAGAAGACGGGTAGTTTCAAAATTAGGGGAGCTTACTTCGCCATGTACAAATATATGCAAGAGGGGTATAGAGAGTTTATAACTGCGTCTTCAGGAAACCACGCACAGGGAGTTGCATATGCCGCACAATTACATGGAGTGAAGGCGACTGTGGTAATGCCAGAGACTACGCCTTGGCTTAAGGTAAAGAAGACACAAGACTATGGCGCATCTGTAATACTATATGGCGAGAGTTACTACGAAGCAGAGAAGAAGGCTTATGAGCTTTTAAAAAGTGATGCAAAATTCCTTCACGCATATAATGATTATTACGTCATATCAGGACAAGCTACATTAGGAGTTGAAATAGTAGAAGATGTAAAGGATGTAGATGTTGTCATAGTTCCCGTAGGAGGCGGCGGGTTAATCTCCGGCGTAGCATATGCCGTCAAAAAAATGAGACCAAACGCAAAGATAATAGGGGTTCAAGCCAGCGGAGCACCTGCTGTATATCTTTCACTTAAAGAGGGGAAGCCTGTCTTAATTGAGCGAGTTGACACAATAGCCGACGGCATTGCTGTAAAACGGCCAGGAGACATCACGTTAAAAATAATCCAGGAGTATGTAGACGATGTGGTACTAGTAGACGATAACGAAATCGCCGATGCTATATTTTTACTGCTAGAAAGGACGAGAGTAATAGCGGAAGGCGCAGGAGCTGTGGCAGTTGCAGCTCTAATGTCCGGTAAGGTAAATGTAAGAGGGAAGAAGGCCGTTGCTGTAGTGTCGGGAGGTAATATTGACGCGCCTATTTTAATGCGTGTGTTAATGAAAGCTTTAGCAAGACAGAGACGTATCATAAAACTAGTCGGCGAAGTACCCGACAGGCCGGGTACGCTAGCTAAAGCCTCATCTATTCTGGCGTCTCATAATGTAAACATACTTGAAGTTTACCATGAACGCTACGACCCTGAACAAAGACCCAACTACGTCCGCCTTGTCTTCATAGTGGAGGTACCCGGCACATTAGATATGTCAAAACTTCTAGATGAACTTGAAAAAAACGGCTTCTACTTTAAAGTAACGGCTTAA
- a CDS encoding zinc ribbon domain-containing protein, protein MNQVYRTLKIRLPHRLVKERANVLDLAVRKLKELAQWYGIPYLEERLHSTVCPRCGAKMVEEKNRIMRCLTCGFSDNRDNIPIVWAKKLYNIKPLL, encoded by the coding sequence ATGAACCAAGTCTACAGGACGTTGAAGATCAGACTACCTCACAGACTTGTCAAGGAGCGAGCAAACGTCCTCGACCTAGCGGTGCGTAAGTTGAAGGAATTGGCGCAATGGTACGGCATTCCGTATCTAGAAGAGAGGTTGCATTCAACCGTCTGCCCCCGTTGTGGAGCTAAGATGGTTGAGGAGAAGAACCGTATTATGCGTTGTCTAACATGCGGCTTCTCAGACAACAGAGACAACATCCCCATAGTATGGGCCAAGAAGCTGTACAACATTAAGCCGTTACTTTAA